In Flavobacterium luteolum, the DNA window TAATTTAACTTTTCATCCTGAAATATATTTGCCATTTTTATGTTTTATCTTACAACATGGTTAGAAAAAGCCCAATTTTAGGCACTTTCAAATCTTAATCTTTCATTTTAAAATTCATCACAATGCAAACACAAAACCAGATTGAAAATTTCCTTTTTCAGGGAAAATTTGACGAGGCCAGAGAATGCCTAAATAACGGAGAAAAATTTAACGAACAATATCTAAAAAACAATTTTTCGCAGATTGCTGGTAAAATCATTGATGCCAAAGAAATTGATTTTATAGAAAAATTAATAAAAGCCGGATTTATTGAAACTGATATTTACGAATTGGACAGTTTTGATCAATCTATTTTCAAATCTTTAAGTTTATATTTAAAAGATGATGAAGAGTCAATTGCTTTTTTCAAGGAATTTATGTCGAAAATGGATAACATCAACGATGAAATAAGCGATAAAACCCTTCTTGGTTATTTTCTTGAAAAAGGTGTTTCGCCAAAAATAGTTCAAGTTTTAGTTGATGATTTTGGGGCTAACACTCAGTATAAGAACAATGCAGACGAAAATTTCATTCATGCTGTTTTGAATGTTTACGGACTAGATCCTGAAAAAGTAAAAGAGTACATAGCCATTTTGACAAATAGCGGAGTTGACATTAACGAAAAAAATATCGTTGGAACTACTCCACTTTTATGTGCCGTAAAAAGAAACAGAAAAGAACTAATCCCTTTTTTACTAGAAAACGGAGCAGATCCAAACGAAACTGACAACCTCAACAATACTGCTTTTTATTATGCTGTTGCTGAACAGTTTTCATTTGATATGTATGATGCCTTAACTTCAATTTCTTCTCCTAATTTTAATATTGTAAATAAAGACGGCCGAACTCTATTTACTAGTTTTATCAGTTCTGCTTCGGGTTCTGCAAGTGATATTTCATTCATAGAACGATTATTGTCTGATGGCGCCGATGTAAATTTCTGCGCTCAATATTACGGACAGCCTAAATCAGGAATTGATTTTATTGTCGAAAAGAAATCGGATATCTTAAAATCTGTTTTAGAAAATGTTTCTTTAGATATAAATGAACAAGACAATCAAGGAAACACCATTTTGCATAAAGTATGCGCTTATAATGTCAATTACGACGCAGAAATGGCAAAAGAAACGTATAGAAAAGTAAAACTGTTATTAGATCAAGGTGCAGATATTTCTATTACAAACGACAAAGACGAAACTGCTTTAATGCTTGCTTCTGGCGATAATCTGAAAATTAAAACAGTCGAACTTTTAATGAAACAATAAAACGATCATTTACTTAAAATTACTCAAAGATGTCAATGTCATTTATAGTTGCCTGCGAAAATGGGAACCGAAAAATAGCCGAATTGCTGCTTCAGAACAAAGAAGTAGACGTAAAATATACTGATGAAAAAGGAAGAACTGCAATTCATTATGCCGCGCACCGCGGTTATCTTGATATTGTAAAAATTCTACACGAAGAAGGTGCCGATATTAACTACGAAGATCATCAGGGAGAAACGCCTTTGTACTTTGCCTGTCTTCAAAAACAGAAACAAACTGCACTTTATCTTTTAGAAAATGGAGCAGAAATCACAAAGAATGATAAATACGGAAATAGTCTCCTACATTTAGTCGTTCAAACGGCTCAAATCGAAATCGCAACAAAGTTGCTTCAAGCCGGAACGGATGTTAATCTACTGAATAACAATGGAGAAACCCCTTTAATATTAGCTTCAACAAAATTAAACAGAGAAATTATCCAACTGCTTTTAGACAATGGAGCCGATATTAACGTAACCGATAAACAGGGAAATACGCCACTTATTTATGCTTGCTATACCAAATCGATTCCGATGGTGACTTTGCTCTTGGACAATGGCGCTGAGATAAACCACACTAATCATTCTGGCGAAAATGCGCTTTTAATTGCTTGCTACGAAACCAACAGAATGTTAGCTAAATTATTGATTGAAAGAGGATCAGATGTATTTACTTCAAGCAATAATGGATATTCTCCTATTTGGTACGCTTGCGCGAATAATCAAAAGGAGATTGTGGCCTTGTTTTTAGAAAACGGAGTTGATGTGAACTATAGCAAGCCCGTCGCCAGCGATACTTCATCTATGAATGATTATTTGGATTGGATTGTAAGCGCAACAAATATTTCAAATGAATCTACTTTTACCCTTAACGATTCTTATACTTATGGAGGTGAAAGCCTGTTGCACGTAGCTACCAAAAAAGGAAATTTAAGCATGGTGAAACTGCTTATTGAAGCTGGAGCAAACATTAACATTCAAGACGAATCTGGAAATACGCCTTTGCATTACAGTGCCGCTAATGGTAAGAAAGATGTTGTAAAATATTTATTAGACAACAAAGCCGATGCTTCAATCGTAAACGTAAAAGAACAAAAAGCGATTGATTACTCGAATGTAAAAGGCTTTAATGAAATTACAGAACTAATTCTGAAATACGCTCCGTCTGGAACTGTTGTAACCTCCATAAATGTTCCGCAAGAAGCACCAAAAACTGAAGCTTCAAATTCGATGGAAGCAAAGAAAAAGGCATTATTAGATTTAAAAGAACTTCTAGATGCTGGAATTTTGACTTCGGAAGAATTTGACGCTGAGAAAAGTAAAATATTAAAAGGATAAACAATAAATAAATTTAAAAAATGAAAAAAATCTTAAATGCCACAACTCTATTTTTAGTATTAATTGCCGGAAGCTTAGTTTCTACATCTTGCACCAACCTCTCTCCAGAAAAAACCTTTGAAATTGCAGCTTTAAATTCGAATTTGTTATCTCGTTTTGGAAGTAAGGAAATTAATGAAAAGCTTCAATCTGAGCCTCAGGTTTATGACGAAACGCAAAAGAAAATGATTCCGTCTACTTATCAAGATTCTTTTAAATACGATATAACTAATTTAGAAGCTAGATTAAAAACGATTCAGGACATACCAGAAGATGAAGACAACAAAGAGCTTCTTCAGGCCTCAAAAGATTTGTTTTCTTATGCAATTGCGAAACAAAAGGAAGGTTATGTACCAATCGCAAAGTTGAAAGACGAAAAAGCTTCTCCAGAACAAATTGAAAAAGCAATTGCTGATTTTGATGCTTCAACTCAAAGCGAAATAGATGCAAAATTTACTAAATTGATGAATGTGGCACAAACTTATGTTGATAAGCACAATATCAATGCTAAAATTGGAATCTAAATTTTCTCCTGCTGGCGCAAATTTTATACTAGCGCCAGCATTAGATTTTAGCAAGAAAATTGTAAAACAAGCTCAAAAAATATGATAAAAAAATACTCTCTAATTATTGGAACATTTGCATTGCTAGCAATTACCAGTAGCTGTAAAGATGATAAAAGCAGTAATAAGAAATCAAATAATGCCGAAATAACAGATTTACAAGAAATCCCAGAAGTAGATGAAACTACTGTTGTGACCAAAAAGAATCCAACCGACTTTATTCCTAAAAACTTTGTGGCTTTTGACACTATTTACGGCGATTTAAATAAAGACGGATTAGACGATTGTATACTAATTATTAAAGGCACCGATAAAAGCAAAGTAATTACAGATGAATATCGTGGTGAATTGGATAGAAACCGAAGAGGTATTATTGTTCTCCTTAACAAAAAAGGCAGTTACGAATTGTTTACAAAAAATGAAAGCTGTTTTTCTTCCGAAAATGAAGATGGTGGCGCTTATTATGCGCCTGAGTTAGAAGTAGAAATAACGAAAGAAAAACTATTTATAAGTTACGCGTATGGAAGATACGGTTACTGGCAATATATGTTTAGGCTTCAAGATAATGATTTAGCTCTTATTGGTTATGATTCTAGCAGTAATAATGGTCCTGTAGTAAATGTCGAAACCAGTATAAACTTCCTTACCAGAAAAAAGATTACCAATGTAAACACAAATGATGATGCAGACAGCGGTGAAGAAGTGTTCGAAAAAACCGAAACAAAAATTGCAAGAACTAAGCTTCTGAAATTATCTGGAATTAAAGATTTTGATGAACTTCGTTTTTTTGATGAATAGTTTCATAAACCTTATCCCGAATAAAGCATGAAAATAAAGCTTCTCCTTTTTCTAATTGCACAGGCGTACATCTCAAATGCCCAGAAAGCTTATATGAGTAATGATTTTTTAAAAGGTTATACTTTATATTTTGTGAAACAAACTAAGAATTCAGAAATAAAAGAATATTATAAACTTACAGAGAATCAAACCAAGAAAACGGTACTCGAATATGGCGCTAAAGAATTTTCTAATTCAGAACCGCTAAAAACGGCTAAAATCACTTCTTTCAAAAGTATTGCTGAATCTAATATTCGAGTTTTAGGAGATGTCAACTTTGATGGACGTACCGACATTATCATTTTTAACAATGAGAAAAATGAAGATGAAGGTTGTTATACACCTCAGGCAACAGCATATATCTTTATTAATTTGGCAAATTCTTTTGTGCTAAGCAATAGTATTAGCAACTTATATTACAATTCCTTTTGTGTAAGAGGTGGCGCATTTGAAATTGACGCTAAAAACAGACGTCTTATAACCTCGAGTAGCGGTGGCGCAGCCCTTCATGTTTGTTCCTATTATAGCGTTTCTGGTTTGGAAGCTGAAGAAGAATGCACTTTTGAGGAAGATGGCTATTCTTTTCCTTTTTTAAAAATAACAGGCAAAAAACGAAAAGGTAATGATTTCACACCTTTTTCGACTTTATCTGTCTATGAACCAAACCTAGACAACGTAGTTTCTTTTGATACTAAAAATGGTAAGGGCCACATAATTCTATTTAAATATAATGCTATTTTGTACTATGCATTTCGACAAAATGATGAGTATAAGTTTGTTTCGTTTGCTCACCCATCAAGTCCTGAAAAAGCAGACAAAGCAGGATTTAAATTTCGAAAACAAAAGACAGTTTATGAATTGGAATTTAATAGTGGCAGCATAAAATATATAATTTATGAAAGCGCTACAGACATTGGAATCAAAATTTATGTAAACGGAAAACTATCTGATTGGCAAGGAACTTCTAAAAAAGGAAGTTTATCTTTATTATCAAATAGCAGTTTCAAAAATATGGTCAAAGAATAAATTTATTGTAAAAAGAAAGAGCTGCGTTTTGCAGCTCTTTCTTTTTATGTTCCTAAGTCTCCTTAACCGTAATAATCTTTACTGGACAAGCCTTTGCTGCCAATTCACAGCTTTCCACAATGGCATGATTCGGAGATTTTAGAGTAAAAAATCCTTTTGCATTCTGCGAATGAATCAAAACCGATTTTCCGTCTTTTTTTGACATTTGAAAATGAATCGGATCCATCTCGACACAGTAATTACAGCCAATGCACTTATCTCTTTGTAAAGTTACAATAACCATTATGCCTCAACAATTTTATATAATTTGTCCGACATTCTGATTCTGAATGGCAATTTGAAACTGCAATCATCTCCTTTTGTGGCTTTTTCACCAGCAGCATCATTCACAAACATTTCGTCGATAATCATTTCCTGTGCACCTGTACTTGGTCCCGTTACTAAAATTTTATCACCAATTTTAATGTCATAAGCTTCAATCTTAAATTGCCCTATTTCTGCTTTCGGGAAATAATGTGTTCCTTTTCCAACATAAACCTTTTTCTGAGTCGCTGCAGATCCTGGAATATCACTCCATTCACCTAATTCCTGACCTAGATAATATCCAGACCAGAATCCGCGATTGTAAACGGTTTCTAAGGCTTTCATCCATTCTGCAGTTTTTTCTTTGGAAAAAGCACCTTCATAGTAAGCATCAATTGCTTCACGATAAGTTTTAGTTACCGTTGCGACATATTCTGGTGCACGGCCACGTCCTTCGATTTTCAAAACCTTAATTCCAGAATCGATAACCTGATCTAAGAAATCCAATGTACATAAATCTTTTGGTGACATCATATATTCGTTATCCAATTCGATTTCAAAACCTGTTTCCTGATCGATAACGGTATATTTTTTTCGGCAGTTTTGTTTGCATGCGCCACGATTTGCAGATGAATTATGCGAATGCAAGCTCAAATAACATTTTCCTGAAACCGCCATACACAAAGCTCCATGGCCAAAAATTTCGATTTCGACTAGATTTCCATTCGGTCCTTTTATCTGCTCTTTCTCAATTTGATCTGTGATGTTTTTTACTTGACGCAAACTCAATTCTCGGCTTAAAACCATTGTATCTGCAAATAAACTGTAGAATTTAATGCTTTCAATATTCGTCACATTCAGCTGAGTTGAAATATGAACTTCCATTCCAATCGATCTTGCCATAGCTATTACAGCTTGGTCAGAAGCTATTACAGCTGTAATATTGGCCTCTTTAGCTTTCGTCAATAATGTTTTTACAACCGATAAATCGTGATCGTAAATAATGGTATTTAAAGTCAAATAGCTTCTAACTTTTTTGGCTTCACATCGATTGGCGATTTCTTTTAAATCGTCAATTGTAAAATTTACCGTTGAACGCGCACGCATATTAAGCTGTTCAACTCCAAAATATACTGAATCACAGCCATTATCTAAAGCAGCCTGAAGCGACTCAAAATCTCCAGCTGGAGCCATGAGTTCAATTGTATTGTTAATTGTCATTTTCGATCTATTATTCAAATGACAAAATTAATGTGGGTATAGATTAGATTTCTATGATATATATCATAGTCTATATTTTAAAAATTATCCGCAGTATATTATTAAAAAAGCCCACGATTGAAAACGTGGGCTTTGTTCTATATTATCAAAATTTAACTTAAATACCGCAGCACTCCTATTAAACTCAATCTAAAATCTTGTATACTTTATCAGACAATCTAATTCTGAAAGGAACCTCAAAAGTAACCCTATCACCAACTTTAGCAGTTTGAGTTTCTGCGCCATTAACAATGATTTTGTCTAAAATCAATTCTTGATCTCCAGTTGTTGGGCCAGAAATAAGGATTCTATCACCACTGTTTAATTCGTGATTTTCTACAGTAAATTGTCCAACTTGAGCTTTTACGTAATAGTGTTCTGCTTTCCCAAGAAGTACTTTTTTTACTTTTATTTTCTGACGGATATCTGCTGGCTTTTGCGCTGTAGCCAAAGCAGTTTCTGGCAATTCCCCTGAATGTTTGAATTTCAAGTTTTCAGATTTTCCTTTTCTGAATACTTTGTTTCCAACTTGTTTTCCAGTTCTTAAACGAACTTGATCAACTAAAGGCATGTGTATAATATCCAAGCATTCTGTAGAACAGCAGTTTTCCATTGCCGCTTTACATTCATCACATTGAATAAATAATAAATGACAACCATCGTTTTCGCAATTCGTGTGGTTATCGCAAGGTTTACCGCATTGATGGCATTGCGAAATAATATCATCTGTAATTCTTTCACCTAGACGATTATCAAATACAAAGTTTTTACCAATGAACTTACTTTCTAAACCTTCTTCTTTCAATTGTTTAGCGTAATTAATAATTCCGCCTTCTAACTGATACACATTTTTGAAACCTTGATGTTTAAAGTAAGCACTTGCTTTTTCGCAACGAATACCTCCAGTACAATACATTACCAGATTTTTATCTTCTTTATGGTCTTGTAGCTGTTCGTTAATGATTGGCAAACTCTCTCTAAATGTTTCAACATCTGGGGTGATTGCGTTTTTAAAATGTCCTACTTCACTTTCGTAATGATTTCTAAAATCAACCACAATCGTGTTTGGATCGTCAAGGATTTCGTTGAATTCTTTGGCTTTCAAGTGAACGCCTATATTGGTTACATCAAAAGTATCATCGTTTAAACCGTCGGCAACGATTTTGTGACGAACTTTAATCGTTAATTTTAAAAACGAATGATCATCGTGTTCTACAGCTTCATTCAATCGAATGCCTTTCATGAAGTCATATACTTCAAGAGTTGTTCTAAAAGCCTCCAAATTTTCAGCAGGAATACTCATTTGAGCATTTATTCCTTCGCTGGCAACATAAATTCGGCCTAATGCATCAAGGGCATTCCAGGCTAGGAATAAGTCGTTACGAAATTTTTGTGGATCTTGAATTTTGGCATACGCATAGAAAGACAACGTTAGTCGTTGTTTACCTGCATCATCGATCATGATGGCTCTTTCTTCTGCGCTCAAAGTGTTATACAGTTGCATGCTATAAACAGTTTTAAGTTAAGAATATATGTATTTTTAGATTTTTCTTTAAATCTGCGGCAAATTTAGGGTTTATTTTGAGATTAAAAACGATCCTACCCTAATTATCTGATTATTTTAACATCAAAAAAGAATTCTATCGCCTTCATCCTTTACTTTTTACTTACTATTGTCTTGTATAGCATGTTGCACTAAATCGTCTACAGAAACAGAACGACTGATATGCCCAAACAGAATTTCAAAATTTTCTGCCCGAAGGCTGTCGCGAACGTCAGAGCGGGCTTCGGCAATTTTTAGAGTAATATTTCTTTTTTGTAAATCGATAAAAAGGCTTTTTAAAAAACGTGCCCCAGCAATATCAATGCGAGGTGAAGAATTAAGGTCTAATATTACTGTTTTTAGAGCATCCTGTTCGCTATAGATTTTTTCCAAGATTCGTTCTTTAATATATTCTGCATTGAAATAAAATATGGAAGATTCGACCCTAACAATCAATATGTTTTCCATTATCTCATTGTCAGGATGTCTTTTCAAATCGGTATAAATTCTTGTTCCTGGAATTCTTCCTAAAAAAGCTACATGAGGTTTTGAAGCAGCTTTTAATAAAAGCAACAAGGTTACGAGTGTTGCAAGCAAAACTCCCGCGAGAATTCCCCAGATTAATACTCCGGCAAGCGCAACCATAACTACAGCAAATTCTTGCTTGTTTATTTTATAAAGATGTCTCATTTCTTTCCAATCAAAAAGACCTCTAATGGCAACTAAAACTATCGCTGCCAGAATTACAGTTGGCAGATTCTGAAGATATCCCGTCAAAAACAAAAGACAGCATGCAATTGCGGCTGAAGCAAATAAAAGTGACAACGGTGTTTTGGCGCCTGCAACATCGTTTACAGCAGATTGAGACAAACCGCCTGCAACAGGATAACCGTGTCCGAATGAAACGGCAGCATTAGCAACTCCAAGTGCCAAAAGTTCCTGACGCGGATCGATAACATATCCATTTTTTTGTGCTAATGTCCGGCCAGCAGAAACGCTTTCGATATAAGACAATAAAAAACAAGCCATCGCAAGTGGCAAAACTCCCTCTACATCTCGAATCCGCAGAGAAGGCAGATGAAATTCAGGAAGACCAGTCGGAATAATTCCAACTGTATTGAATTCGGCATATTGTAATGATGTAGCCGAAATAAGAATAATAGATAAAATGACAATTACTATTGCAACTGGAAACTGCGGTGCTATTTTTTCTCCTATAATTAATATAAGAATAGCAATTATTCCAAAAATAAAAACAGCTGTATTCATGTCTGGAATTTGATGAACGAGAATAACAATTCGTTCCATGAAATTATCCCCGCCACCTTTAACTCCAAATAATTTCGGCAATTGTGTCAAACCGATAGTGATCGCCGCGCCTGCTTTGAATCCAACCAGAACGGTTTCACTAATAAAATTAATAATTCCACTTAACCTCAGCAAATAGGCAACAATGGCCATTCCAGCAAATACTAATGCCGTAAGCGAGGCAATTTCAGACCAACGGTGTACATCGCCATTTGCCATACCAGCTATAGTTGTACCGACTAATAAAGAAATTGCAGATGTCGGCCCAATTGCAAGCTGTTTGCTGGATCCTAACAAAGCATAAAATATGCCACCAATGAGGTATCCGTAAATTCCATATTGAGGAGGCAAACCTGCAAGAGTTGCATAGGCAAGAGAAACAGGAATTCCGTAAGCGGCAAGAGTTACTCCTGCAATGAAATCTCTTTTGAAATTCTGTTTTTCATAATTTTTAATCCAATCTATTGAGGGTAAAAGCTTAGAAATCATATTAAAAAAGATTAAGATAGTACTAATTCACAATTATAAATGAATGTTTATAGCTGCAAAAGGTTACTCTTTCTCTTCTAACAATGCTTTCTTAACCTCATTGAGTTCTGCAATTTTCTCTGGACTTACTTTAGGATATTCCAAATCCATTTCGTCTAAAGCATGAATAATTGCAGAAGCAATCGCAATTCGAGCATAAGACTTATCATCGGCAGGAATTACATACCAAGGCGATTTTTTGGTCGATGTGTTTTTAATTAATTCCTCATACGCATGCATATAATCATCCCAATAGCCTCGTTCTTTGGCATCGGCTGCACTGAATTTCCAGTTTTTATCAGGATTATCAACTCTTTCAATAAATCTTCTCTTTTGTTCTTCTTTAGAAACATTTAGAAAAAACTTAATGACCACTGTTCCGTTTCTGTTCAGATATTTTTCAAAGTTTCGAATGTCTTCAAAACGATTATCCCAAATGTCTTTGGTAATCAATTTCTCAGGAAGTTTTTGCGCTCTCAATATTTGTTCATGAACACGAACCACCAAGACTTCTTCATAGTAAGAACGATTAAAAATTCCAATTCTTCCTCTTTCTGGAAGGTGTTTTTGACAACGCCATAAATAATCATGGTCTAATTCTTCTGAGCTTGGTCCTTTAAAAGAAGAAACCTGACAGCCCTGCGGATTTATTCCTGACATTACATGCTTTATAGCACCATCTTTTCCAGCGGCATCCATAGCTTGAAAAATAATAAGAACAGACCACTTATCTTGCGCATACAAAATGTCCTGCATGGCAGCTAGAGCCTTAACTCCCATTTTTAATGTTTTTCGAACCGAGATATTGTCATTTTCTATAGCATAAGAAGTCGGTTTACCTTTTAATGTGAAGCTCTTATCGTCTCCAACACAATATTGCTCAGAAAATTTTTTTGCCCGATGTAATAATTCCTTTTTAGTTAATTTTTTTAAATCATTATCATCTCTTTCCTCTTTTTTGTGTTTTTTCTTGTTATTTTTTGACATGATTATAAAAGTTTTTGAATTATTATTACTAGTCTTTTGAATAATTTATTCTTACAAAAATGCAGTTTATCGGCAGTAAATGGCATTTCATCCTAATTTGTATTTATCAATTGAAATACAGACAGATAAAATTTTAACTAAAATTAACAAAATTCGCACAATATTTAATCACCTAACCAAAAAAACGCTAACTTAGCTATTGCACTTTATTGGTTTTTAGTTAGTTGTATTTAATGAATTTTACCTAAAAGAATTTAACAATGAACAAAATCTATTCCTCCGCAGTCTTACTATGTCTTTTAATGATTTCTTGCAAAAAAGAAACACCTCCAGCACCCAAACCACTAGAAATTTCAGTCACAACGGTTTTACAGCAAGATGTAAAATTAGAATCTGAATACACGGGGCAGACTTTTGGTCAATCTGATATACAAATTAACCCGCGAGTTGATGGTATAATTGAAAGTATGAACTTCAAAGAAGGAAGTTTTGTCAAGAAAGGACAGGTGCTTTATACAATTGACCCTTTACCATATAGAGCGAAACTTAACGAAGCACAGGGAGTTGCCGCAGAATCGCAGGCACGATTATCTAAAACCAAATCAGATTTGGATATGATTACTCCGTTGGCAAAAATGAATGCTGTCAGCCAAAGAGAATTGGTTTCGGCAAAAGCGGCATACAATGCTTCATTAGCACAGATTAAAGCATCTGACGCTTCGGTTCAAAATGCTAAAATCGAATTGGGTTACTGTCAAATTTTAGCACCAATTTCAGGATTAATTGGTTTGTCTAAAGTGAGAGTAGGCGATTATGTACAGCCTGGGCCTTTATCAGTTCTAAATACAATTTCTGATCTTGGCGATGTGAGAGTTCGATTTACAATAAGCGAACAGGAATTTTTGCGTCTTTTTAGAGAATTCAACAAACCAAATTCTCCTTTAAAAGGCTCTGGAGCAAGTGTTACCATAAAACTATCTGACGGTTCCACTTATCCGCATAACGGAAAAGTAAGTTTTGCCGACAGACAAATTGATCCTTCTACAGGAGCTATCACTTTTGAAGCCGCTTTTCCTAATCCAGATAAATTATTACGTCCTGGCCAATATGTAAAACTTGCTTTGCTTACTGATATTCGCAAAGAAGCAATCGTAATTCCGCAGCGCGCAGTTATTGAAATTCAAGGAATTTATCAAGTATATGTTGTAGGTAATGACAATAAAGTGCAAATGCAAATTGTAAAACCAGGCCCTATCGTTAAAAACGGTTATATTATTGAAGATGGATTAAAACCTGGCGACAAGATAGCCATGGGCGGTACTTCTTTATTGAAGAATGGAAGTGTCATTACCCCGAAAATCGTTCAATGGCAATTGGGCGATCCAGAAACTATAGTTGCAAAGTAATCTAAATCACATACTATTATGGGAGAATTTTTCGTCCGAAGACCAATTGTTGCCATTGTTATTAGTATTATTATTGTGATACTTGGATTACTGGCATTACAAAAAACACCTATCTCGCAATATCCGGATATTAATCCGCCAGTTGTAAAAATTACCACTTCTTTTACTGGAGCAAATGCGCTGAATGTTGAACAAGCAGTTGCAACTCCAATTGAGCAAAAGGTAAACGGTGTTGAAAACATGTTGTACATGAAATCGATCAACACTTCTGATGGTGCTTGTACTATCGAGGTAACTTTTGACGTAGGAACCAATCTGGACAACGCTAATATGCTAACGCAAAACAGACAAAACCAGTCTGCTCCCTTTATGCCATCAAGTGTAAAACAACAGGGTGTTGTGGTAAAAAAATCGCTTTCGTTTCCGATGATGTTATTTACCATTACATCTACCAATCCGAAATACGATGCTAAATTTTTAAATAACTATGCAAGTATCAATGTTGTTGACCAGCTGGCTCGTATCAAAGGAGTTGGAGAGGTTGCTCTTTTTGGAGGTAGTGATTACTCAATGCGTATTTGGCTAAAAGCTGACATGATGAGTAAACTCGGCGTAACA includes these proteins:
- a CDS encoding SulP family inorganic anion transporter, with translation MISKLLPSIDWIKNYEKQNFKRDFIAGVTLAAYGIPVSLAYATLAGLPPQYGIYGYLIGGIFYALLGSSKQLAIGPTSAISLLVGTTIAGMANGDVHRWSEIASLTALVFAGMAIVAYLLRLSGIINFISETVLVGFKAGAAITIGLTQLPKLFGVKGGGDNFMERIVILVHQIPDMNTAVFIFGIIAILILIIGEKIAPQFPVAIVIVILSIILISATSLQYAEFNTVGIIPTGLPEFHLPSLRIRDVEGVLPLAMACFLLSYIESVSAGRTLAQKNGYVIDPRQELLALGVANAAVSFGHGYPVAGGLSQSAVNDVAGAKTPLSLLFASAAIACCLLFLTGYLQNLPTVILAAIVLVAIRGLFDWKEMRHLYKINKQEFAVVMVALAGVLIWGILAGVLLATLVTLLLLLKAASKPHVAFLGRIPGTRIYTDLKRHPDNEIMENILIVRVESSIFYFNAEYIKERILEKIYSEQDALKTVILDLNSSPRIDIAGARFLKSLFIDLQKRNITLKIAEARSDVRDSLRAENFEILFGHISRSVSVDDLVQHAIQDNSK
- a CDS encoding polyphosphate kinase 2 family protein; translation: MSKNNKKKHKKEERDDNDLKKLTKKELLHRAKKFSEQYCVGDDKSFTLKGKPTSYAIENDNISVRKTLKMGVKALAAMQDILYAQDKWSVLIIFQAMDAAGKDGAIKHVMSGINPQGCQVSSFKGPSSEELDHDYLWRCQKHLPERGRIGIFNRSYYEEVLVVRVHEQILRAQKLPEKLITKDIWDNRFEDIRNFEKYLNRNGTVVIKFFLNVSKEEQKRRFIERVDNPDKNWKFSAADAKERGYWDDYMHAYEELIKNTSTKKSPWYVIPADDKSYARIAIASAIIHALDEMDLEYPKVSPEKIAELNEVKKALLEEKE
- a CDS encoding efflux RND transporter periplasmic adaptor subunit — translated: MNKIYSSAVLLCLLMISCKKETPPAPKPLEISVTTVLQQDVKLESEYTGQTFGQSDIQINPRVDGIIESMNFKEGSFVKKGQVLYTIDPLPYRAKLNEAQGVAAESQARLSKTKSDLDMITPLAKMNAVSQRELVSAKAAYNASLAQIKASDASVQNAKIELGYCQILAPISGLIGLSKVRVGDYVQPGPLSVLNTISDLGDVRVRFTISEQEFLRLFREFNKPNSPLKGSGASVTIKLSDGSTYPHNGKVSFADRQIDPSTGAITFEAAFPNPDKLLRPGQYVKLALLTDIRKEAIVIPQRAVIEIQGIYQVYVVGNDNKVQMQIVKPGPIVKNGYIIEDGLKPGDKIAMGGTSLLKNGSVITPKIVQWQLGDPETIVAK